One part of the Azospirillum sp. B510 genome encodes these proteins:
- a CDS encoding NADPH-dependent 2,4-dienoyl-CoA reductase translates to MELTHTSPWTRLRGTDHPYPQRRQKRSRHARRRLPLSLPASQPYPHLLAPLDLGFTVLRNRVLMGSMHTGLEDRRRHFPRLAAYFAERARGGVGLMVTGGFSPNVEGWLSPFGSTLARHGAARAHRVVTDAVHAEDGKIALQILHAGRYAYSPLSVAPSRIKSPITPFTPRALTARGVERQIRAYVRCAELAREAGYDGVEVMGSEGYLINQFLVTHTNQRTDQWGGSYENRMRFPVEIVSRMREAVGRDFIIIYRLSMLDLIPDGSTWEEVVQLAQAIEKAGATIINTGIGWHEARVPTIATSVPRANFAWVTGKLKGAVSIPLCTTNRINTPEVGDAVIGGGLADMVSMARPLLADPDFVAKAAAGRPEAINSCIACNQACLDHIFSGKTASCLVNPRACHETELVIAPATRRKRVAVVGAGPAGLACATTAAERGHEVHLFDAADEIGGQFNMAKLIPGKEEFHETLRYFRHRLAETGVALHLGRRVTADELTGAGYDAVVLATGVVPRDPRIPGQDHPKVLTYIDLLRGAKPVGRRVAVVGAGGIGFDVSEFLVHEGTSPSLDPALWRAEWGVADPAEARGGVAGVRPHLTPPAREVVLLQRKASKPGAGLGKTTGWIHRAQLKMKNIEALSGVNYERIDDEGLTISFGEKRERVRTLAVDSIVLCTGQEPLRVLQAPLEAAGIAVHLIGGADVAAELDAKRAIAQGTRLAAGL, encoded by the coding sequence ATGGAGTTGACGCATACGTCACCCTGGACTAGGCTTCGCGGCACGGATCATCCGTATCCCCAGCGCCGCCAGAAGCGCAGCCGTCACGCCCGGAGGAGACTTCCGTTGAGCCTGCCCGCCTCCCAGCCCTATCCGCATCTGCTGGCCCCCCTCGACCTCGGCTTCACGGTGCTGAGGAACCGGGTGCTGATGGGATCGATGCACACCGGGCTGGAGGACCGGCGGCGCCACTTCCCGCGGCTGGCCGCCTATTTCGCCGAGCGGGCGCGCGGCGGGGTCGGGCTGATGGTGACCGGCGGATTCTCGCCGAATGTCGAGGGGTGGCTGTCGCCCTTCGGCTCCACCCTGGCGCGGCATGGCGCGGCGCGGGCGCACCGGGTCGTCACCGACGCGGTGCATGCCGAGGACGGCAAGATCGCGCTGCAAATCCTGCATGCCGGCCGCTATGCCTACAGCCCGCTGTCGGTGGCGCCGTCGCGCATCAAGTCGCCGATCACCCCCTTCACCCCGCGCGCCCTGACCGCGCGGGGGGTGGAGCGCCAGATCCGCGCCTATGTCCGCTGCGCCGAGCTGGCGCGCGAGGCCGGCTATGACGGGGTGGAGGTGATGGGGTCGGAAGGCTACCTGATCAACCAGTTCCTGGTGACCCACACCAACCAGCGCACCGATCAATGGGGCGGATCCTATGAGAACCGCATGCGTTTCCCGGTGGAGATCGTGTCGCGCATGCGCGAGGCGGTCGGGCGCGACTTCATCATCATCTACCGCCTGTCGATGCTGGACCTGATTCCCGATGGCAGTACATGGGAAGAGGTCGTGCAACTGGCCCAGGCGATCGAGAAGGCCGGGGCCACCATCATCAACACCGGCATCGGCTGGCACGAGGCGCGGGTGCCGACCATCGCCACCAGCGTGCCGCGCGCCAATTTCGCCTGGGTGACGGGGAAGCTGAAGGGGGCGGTGTCGATCCCGCTCTGCACCACCAACCGCATCAACACGCCCGAAGTCGGTGACGCGGTGATCGGTGGCGGGCTGGCCGACATGGTGTCGATGGCGCGGCCCCTCCTGGCCGACCCGGACTTCGTCGCCAAGGCGGCGGCGGGCAGGCCGGAGGCGATCAACAGCTGCATCGCCTGCAACCAGGCCTGCCTGGACCATATCTTCTCCGGCAAGACGGCGAGCTGTCTGGTCAACCCGCGCGCCTGCCACGAGACGGAGCTGGTGATCGCCCCCGCCACGCGGCGCAAGCGGGTCGCCGTGGTCGGCGCCGGCCCGGCCGGGCTCGCCTGCGCCACCACCGCGGCGGAGCGCGGCCACGAGGTGCATCTGTTCGACGCGGCCGACGAGATCGGCGGCCAGTTCAACATGGCCAAGCTGATCCCCGGCAAGGAGGAGTTCCACGAGACCTTGCGTTATTTCCGCCACCGTCTGGCCGAGACCGGGGTGGCGCTGCATCTCGGGCGGCGGGTGACGGCGGATGAGCTGACGGGGGCCGGATACGATGCGGTGGTGCTGGCGACCGGGGTGGTGCCGCGCGACCCGCGGATTCCCGGCCAGGACCACCCGAAGGTGCTGACCTACATCGACCTGCTGCGCGGCGCCAAGCCGGTCGGCCGCCGCGTCGCCGTGGTCGGGGCGGGCGGCATCGGTTTCGACGTCAGCGAGTTCCTGGTGCATGAGGGGACGTCGCCCAGCCTGGATCCGGCGCTGTGGCGGGCCGAATGGGGTGTCGCCGATCCGGCCGAGGCGCGTGGCGGCGTCGCCGGCGTCCGCCCGCACCTGACCCCGCCGGCCCGCGAGGTCGTGCTGCTCCAGCGCAAGGCGAGCAAGCCGGGTGCCGGGCTGGGGAAGACCACCGGCTGGATCCACCGGGCGCAGCTGAAGATGAAGAACATCGAGGCGCTGTCCGGGGTGAATTACGAGCGCATCGACGATGAGGGGCTGACCATCAGCTTCGGCGAGAAGCGCGAGCGGGTGCGGACGCTGGCGGTCGACAGCATCGTGCTGTGCACCGGACAGGAGCCGCTGCGCGTGTTGCAGGCCCCGCTGGAGGCCGCCGGCATCGCCGTCCACCTGATCGGCGGCGCCGATGTCGCGGCCGAACTGGACGCCAAGCGCGCCATCGCCCAGGGCACCCGGCTGGCGGCGGGGCTGTAG
- a CDS encoding type II toxin-antitoxin system HipA family toxin, translating to MVRSLSVLLGDLPVGRLTLGATDGSEFRLLETYKQAYPRPVLGQIFLDDPDKVWSTRARVPPWFSNLLPEGVLRDLIAKQAGVPATRQFPLLRHLGEDLPGAVRIVPDGSEGAWSDDGNPMEQEGTESGETWHFSLAGVQLKFSARRSERGLTIPVTGRGGDWIVKLPDSRFRTVPQTEYATMRWAEASGIAIPEIDLVPIADITGLPSSYRDFAEPFALAIRRFDRPAPGSRVHMEDFAQILDLYPDQKYSKYNYETLARLINALGKNKDLPQYVRRVMFMIASGNGDMHHKNWTLIYPDGINATLSPAYDLVSTIQYHPEDKLALNLGGSKRWEDVTDATFRSMARKVGVEESLMASWVDQARTTILDAWRVNKGDFGYDAQARETIERHLARVPLFGR from the coding sequence ATGGTCAGGTCTCTCAGTGTTCTGCTCGGCGACCTGCCGGTCGGCCGGCTCACACTCGGCGCCACCGACGGCAGCGAGTTCCGCCTGCTGGAGACCTACAAGCAGGCCTATCCCCGGCCGGTGCTGGGCCAGATCTTCCTGGACGACCCCGACAAGGTCTGGAGCACCCGCGCCCGGGTACCTCCCTGGTTCTCCAACCTGCTTCCCGAAGGCGTTCTGCGCGATTTGATCGCGAAACAGGCGGGTGTGCCCGCCACACGGCAGTTTCCGCTGCTGCGTCATCTCGGTGAGGATTTGCCAGGTGCGGTGCGCATCGTCCCTGACGGCAGCGAAGGCGCATGGTCGGACGATGGGAATCCGATGGAGCAGGAAGGGACGGAAAGCGGCGAGACTTGGCATTTCTCTCTGGCCGGAGTGCAATTGAAGTTTTCCGCCCGCCGTTCCGAACGCGGATTGACGATCCCGGTTACCGGTCGCGGCGGCGATTGGATCGTCAAGCTGCCGGACAGCCGCTTCCGCACTGTTCCGCAGACCGAATACGCGACCATGCGATGGGCCGAGGCCAGCGGAATCGCCATCCCCGAAATCGACCTCGTTCCGATTGCCGACATAACGGGTCTGCCGTCGTCCTATCGCGATTTCGCCGAACCCTTCGCCCTGGCGATCCGCCGTTTCGACCGCCCGGCCCCAGGCTCGCGGGTCCATATGGAGGATTTCGCCCAAATTCTGGATTTGTACCCGGATCAGAAATACTCGAAATACAATTACGAGACCTTGGCAAGACTGATCAATGCCCTAGGAAAAAACAAAGACCTTCCACAATATGTCCGCCGCGTCATGTTCATGATCGCCTCCGGCAATGGCGACATGCACCATAAGAATTGGACCCTGATCTATCCAGATGGCATCAACGCCACTCTTTCCCCTGCCTATGATCTGGTCTCCACCATCCAGTATCACCCTGAAGACAAGCTGGCCCTGAATCTCGGCGGATCGAAGCGGTGGGAGGATGTGACCGACGCCACCTTCCGGAGCATGGCCCGGAAGGTCGGGGTCGAGGAAAGCCTGATGGCCTCGTGGGTGGACCAAGCCCGGACCACCATTCTTGACGCTTGGCGGGTGAACAAGGGCGATTTCGGCTATGACGCGCAGGCGCGCGAGACCATCGAGCGCCATCTCGCCCGTGTCCCGCTGTTCGGCCGGTGA
- the glxR gene encoding 2-hydroxy-3-oxopropionate reductase, which produces MKVGFIGLGIMGTPMAGHLLDAGHTLYVHDLKPVPAELTSKGAIPCPSGQEVAAAAEVIITMVPDTPHVGAALFGDKGVAAGLSAGKIVVDMSSISPIETKDYAKRINDLGCAYLDAPVSGGEVGAKAASLTIMVGGPQEAFDTVKPLFEKMGKNVTLVGGNGDGQTTKVANQIIVALTIEAVAEALLFASKAGADPAKVRQALMGGFASSRILEVHGERMINRNFTPGFRIELHQKDLNLALSGAKALNLSLPHTASCQQLFNACAAQGGAAWDHSGMLRALELLAGHEVGAK; this is translated from the coding sequence ATGAAGGTCGGTTTCATCGGTCTCGGCATCATGGGCACCCCGATGGCGGGGCACCTGCTGGACGCCGGTCACACCCTCTACGTCCACGACCTCAAGCCGGTCCCGGCCGAGCTGACGTCCAAGGGCGCCATTCCCTGCCCGTCGGGCCAGGAGGTCGCGGCGGCGGCCGAGGTCATCATCACCATGGTGCCGGACACCCCCCATGTCGGCGCCGCCCTGTTCGGCGACAAGGGGGTCGCCGCCGGCCTGTCGGCGGGCAAGATCGTCGTCGACATGTCCTCGATCTCGCCGATCGAGACCAAGGACTACGCCAAGCGCATCAACGATCTCGGCTGCGCCTATCTCGACGCCCCCGTCTCGGGCGGCGAGGTCGGAGCCAAGGCCGCCTCGCTGACCATCATGGTCGGCGGCCCGCAGGAAGCCTTCGACACGGTCAAGCCGCTGTTCGAGAAGATGGGCAAGAACGTCACGCTGGTCGGCGGCAACGGCGACGGCCAGACCACCAAGGTCGCCAACCAGATCATCGTCGCTTTGACGATCGAGGCGGTGGCCGAGGCCCTGCTGTTCGCCTCCAAGGCCGGCGCCGATCCGGCCAAGGTCCGTCAGGCGCTGATGGGCGGCTTCGCCTCCTCGCGCATCCTGGAGGTCCATGGCGAGCGGATGATCAACCGCAACTTCACCCCCGGCTTCCGCATCGAGCTGCACCAGAAGGATCTCAACCTGGCGCTGAGCGGGGCGAAGGCGCTGAACCTGTCGCTGCCGCACACCGCCAGTTGCCAGCAGCTGTTCAACGCCTGCGCCGCCCAGGGCGGGGCCGCCTGGGACCATTCCGGCATGCTCCGCGCGCTGGAACTGCTGGCCGGTCACGAGGTCGGGGCGAAGTGA
- the hyi gene encoding hydroxypyruvate isomerase: MVQFAANLTMLYNEHPFLDRFAAAADAGFRGVEYLFPYDFAADALAEKLRRHGLTQVLHNLPAGNWGGGERGIAILPDRVQEFRDGVARAIDYAGTLGCKQVNCLVGILPQGADAATAQSTLVGNLAYAADALAGAGIKLLVEPINTRDIPGFHLNRTKQALDLIDQVGSGNLFLQYDIYHMQIMEGDLARTIEANLARIAHVQLADNPGRFEPGTGEINYPFLFKHLDAIGYGGWVGCEYKPKTTTTEGLGWLAPYRTEPAQA, encoded by the coding sequence ATGGTGCAATTCGCCGCCAACCTGACGATGCTCTACAACGAGCATCCCTTCCTCGACCGATTCGCCGCGGCGGCCGATGCCGGCTTCCGTGGGGTCGAGTACCTGTTCCCCTATGATTTCGCCGCCGATGCGCTGGCCGAGAAGCTGCGCCGGCATGGCCTGACCCAGGTCCTGCACAATCTGCCCGCCGGCAATTGGGGCGGCGGCGAACGCGGCATCGCCATCCTGCCCGACCGTGTGCAGGAATTCCGCGACGGCGTCGCCCGCGCCATCGACTATGCCGGCACGCTGGGATGCAAACAGGTCAACTGCCTGGTCGGCATCCTGCCGCAAGGCGCCGACGCCGCCACGGCGCAGAGCACGCTGGTCGGCAACCTCGCCTATGCCGCCGACGCGCTGGCCGGGGCCGGGATCAAGCTGCTGGTCGAGCCGATCAACACCCGCGACATCCCCGGCTTCCACCTGAACCGGACGAAACAGGCGCTCGACCTGATCGATCAGGTCGGCTCCGGCAACCTGTTCCTGCAATACGACATCTACCACATGCAGATCATGGAAGGCGATCTGGCCCGCACCATCGAGGCCAACCTCGCCCGCATCGCCCATGTCCAGCTGGCCGACAATCCCGGCCGTTTCGAGCCCGGCACCGGCGAGATCAATTATCCCTTCCTGTTCAAGCATCTGGACGCCATCGGCTACGGCGGCTGGGTCGGCTGCGAATACAAGCCGAAGACGACGACGACCGAGGGGCTCGGCTGGCTCGCCCCCTACAGGACCGAACCGGCGCAGGCCTGA